A genomic region of Hypomesus transpacificus isolate Combined female chromosome 19, fHypTra1, whole genome shotgun sequence contains the following coding sequences:
- the spg7 gene encoding paraplegin, with amino-acid sequence MAALLLQRRAGSCRNYKTTILTLTGRFNNLSTTSVNRLANRNGAKLLESACLNCKQLLRDGPSRSFASHSHNGLNSKLILPFLLKPLNPRLVGLSQVLIKNNLINNHFGLWNLFGATHYFSTSQSKEDKKTPDGLKGKTPEEDEEEKKRREQEDQMYRERLRTLFIIALIMSLLNSINTSGGNISWNDFVNEMLAKGEVSRVQVVPESDIVEIYLHPGAVIFGRPRLALMYRMQVANIDKFEEKLRAAEEELNINNKDRIPVSYKRTGFFGNALYALGMAAIGVAILWYIFRLAGMGGREGGFSAFNQLKMAKFTIVDGKSGKGVSFKDVAGMHEAKMEVKEFVDYLKNPDRYLLLGAKVPKGSLLLGPPGCGKTLLAKAVATEAQVPFLAMAGSEFVEVIGGLGAARVRSLFKEARARAPCIVYIDEIDAVGKKRSSNMSGFSNTEEEQTLNQLLVEMDGMGTTDHVIVLASTNRADILDNALMRPGRLDRHIFIDLPTLQERKEIYEQHLKILKLTQPANFYSLRLAELTPGFSGADIANICNEAALHAAREGYKSIDTFNFEYAVERVIAGSVKKSKILSKEEQRVVAFHESGHALVGWLLEHTEAVLKVSIAPRTNAALGFAQILPRDQYLFTKEQLFERMCMALGGRVSEAITFNKVTTGAQDDLRKVTRVAYSMVKQYGMSPNVGQVSFPETEEQGAIGRRPFSQGLQQQMDHEAKILIAGAYRTTEKLLIDNRDKLIMLANALLEREVVNYEDIEALLGPPPHGPKKMIPPQSWLEAERDKQDIGEDEPRPPSRKEQDEDINMQPV; translated from the exons ATGGCAGCGTTGCTTTTGCAACGTCGTGCTGGTTCTTGTCGGAATTACAAGACCACAATATTGACATTAACCGGACGATTTAACAATCTATCGACAACATCTGTAAATAGGCTTGCAAATCGGAATGGTGCAAAGTTATTGGAGTCGGCATGTCTCAACTGTAAACAGCTATTACGTGATGGCCCATCGCGGTCATTTGCAAGTCATTCACACAATGGTCTCAACTCTAAGCTCATTCTG CCATTTCTGCTCAAACCATTAAATCCCAGACTGGTTGGACTAAGTCAAGTGCTGATCAAGAATAACTTGATTAACAATCATTTTGGACTGTGGAATCTGTTTG GAGCCACACATTACTTTAGTACATCTCAGTCCAAAGAGGACAAAAAAACCCCAGATGGATTAAAGGGAAAAACACCAGAAGAAGATGAAG AGGAGAAGAAGCGTCGAGAGCAGGAGGACCAGATGTACCGGGAGCGCCTGCGTACCCTCTTTATCATCGCCCTCATCATGAGCCTGCTCAACTCCATCAACACCAGTGGCGGCAACATCTCCTGGAACGACTTTGTCAACGAGATGCTGGCCAAGGGAGAAGTGTCGCGCGTGCAGGTGGTCCCAGAGAGCGACATTGTGGAAATCTACCTTCACCCGGGGGCGGTCATCTTTGGACGGCCG AGGCTGGCTCTGATGTATCGCATGCAAGTGGCGAACATCGACAAGTTTGAAGAGAAGCTGAGAGCCGCAGAGGAAGAGCTTAACATCAACAACAAAGATAGAATACCCGTCTCCTACAAACGCACTGGTTTCTTTGGAAA CGCTCTCTATGCCCTAGGGATGGCTGCCATCGGAGTGGCAATCCTCTGGTACATCTTTCGTCTGGCTGGCATGGGGGGTAGAGAAGGGGGCTTCAGTGCTTTT AACCAACTGAAGATGGCTAAGTTCACCATAGTGGACGGTAAGTCAGGGAAGGGTGTGAGCTTCAAAGATGTAGCGGGAATGCATGAAGCTAAAATGGAGGTCAAGGAGTTTGTGGACTACCTCAAG AACCCAGACCGCTACCTCCTTTTGGGGGCCAAGGTTCCTAAAGGTTccctgctgcttggccccccCGGCTGTGGAAAGACCCTGCTGGCCAAGGCTGTGGCCACTGAGGCTCAGGTCCCCTTCCTGGCCATGGCTGGCTCTGAGTTTGTGGAGGTCATCGGAG GGCTAGGGGCTGCCAGGGTGAGGAGTCTGTTCAAGGAGGCACGTGCCAGGGCTCCCTGCATCGTCTACATAGATGAGATTGATGCCGTGGGGAAGAAACGCTCCAGTAACATGTCTGGTTTCTCCAACACTGAGGAGGAGCAGACCCTCAATCAGCTCCTGGTGGAGATGGACG GTATGGGCACCACTGACCATGTGATCGTACTGGCCTCCACCAACCGGGCAGACATCTTGGATAATGCCCTGATGAGGCCTGGCAGGCTGGATAGACACATCTTTATAGACCTGCCAACGCTGCAG GAAAGGAAGGAGATATATGAGCAGCACCTGAAGATCCTGAAGCTGACACAGCCTGCTAACTTCTACTCTCTACGCCTGGCCGAGCTCACACCAGGCTTCAGTG GGGCAGACATAGCCAACATCTGTAATGAGGCTGCGCTACATGCAGCCAGGGAGGGCTACAAGTCTAttgacaccttcaactttgagtATGCTGTGGAGAGGGTCATAGCAG GGAGTGTGAAGAAGAGTAAGATCTTGTCAAAAGAGGAGCAGAGGGTGGTCGCGTTTCATGAGTCTGGCCACGCCCTGGTAGGATGGCTGTTGGAACACACAGAGGCCGTCttgaag GTGTCTATTGCCCCCCGCACCAACGCTGCGCTCGGCTTTGCCCAGATCCTGCCCAGGGACCAGTACCTGTTCACCAAGGAACAGCTGTTTGAGAGGATGTGCATGGCTCTGGGAGGCAGGGTCTCCGAGGCCATCACCTTCAACAAGGTGACCACAG gggcCCAGGATGACCTGCGTAAGGTGACCCGTGTGGCCTACTCAATGGTGAAGCAGTATGGCATGTCTCCTAATGTGGGCCAGGTGTCCTTCCCAGAAACGGAGGAACAAGGAGCCATTGGGCGAAGACCCTTCAGCCAGGGACTCCAGCAACAAATGGACCAC GAAGCCAAGATCCTGATTGCTGGGGCGTACAGAACCACAGAGAAGCTGCTTATTGACAACAGAGACAAGCTGATCATG TTGGCAAACGCACTGCTGGAGCGAGAGGTGGTGAACTATGAGGACATTGAGGCCCTGTTGGGCCCACCCCCACACGGTCCTAAGAAGATGATTCCACCTCAGAGCTGGTTGGAGGCGGAGCGGGACAAACAGGACATTGGAGAAGATGAACCACGCCCCCCTTCTCGGAAGGAACAGGATGAGGATATCAACATGCAGCCTGTGTGA
- the cdh15 gene encoding cadherin-15, which yields MAERVLALLCMLGIGLCQVWSSSETHQEEAGLAVLYPWQHQNSGLGRVKRDWIIPPIRVSENSKQVPENLVQIKSDKVFTGDVIYKLEGQGVDQDPKDLFEIDDKTGEIRSKQPLDREKYSRFTLKAFALSPSGERLENPSTIEIVVLDQNDNRPIFTQKEFEGSIAEFSIPGTSVMSVSATDADDPDTDNAVLRYSIIGQESIPANVITKTMFGINNETGAIYTRDVGLDRVVVKSFRLKLQVADMSGMGLTNEGIAIIHVSDINNHGPRFSPDLYNLSAVENRIDHEIGRVNVVDNDDPGTGNWEAKYTIAESDQFSNFAIETDPLTNEGILTVVKPLDFEGRSEYTLILTVENVNPLNIKAPNDPISSATVLVTVVNENEAPRFVSDPMELMVPESVPPGSVLIKNIAYDPDNAKLRYEITRDPERWLSINPETGEITSRKSFNVRSPHVENNIYNVIIKVTDTDAGGISTTATLSITLKETNDFPPQLTPLSGVVCNNRDIYRAGLFLTAVDEDLPPHAEPYTFDLPSDMSNNWTIVKFNDSHGYLQPMMERLEKGEYAVTVQVFDSGSPRLSSFAQVNITVCPCDNNHDCRSEAAAIFGTRVGISFIALVVIMASIALLLLLLLLAVAVGNCRRHHHMKQGGGLLVGESEDDIRDNVLNYDEQGGGEEDENAFNIDLLRNPTDKPSTPGSFCPPGLPRGKQPLRKDAPHYLPSPLYPRKPPADPADIEDYINDGLEAADQDPNVPPYDTALIYDYEGEGSVAGSLSSIASASSDGDQDYDYLNDWGPRFKKLANMYEPR from the exons GTCTGGAGCTCTTCCGAGACCCACCAGGAGGAGGCAGGCCTGGCGGTCCTGTATCCATGGCAACACCAAAACAGTGGTCTGGGCAGGGTGAAGAGGGACTGGATAATTCCACCAATCAGAGTGTCGGAAAACAGCAAGCAGGTCCCAGAAAACCTGGTCCAG ATCAAATCAGACAAGGTGTTCACCGGGGACGTGATCTACAAGCTGGAGGGACAAGGGGTGGATCAGGACCCCAAGGACCTGTTTGAGATTGATGACAAGACGGGAGAGATCCGCAGCAAGCAGCCTCTGGACCGGGAGAAATACAGCCGCTTCACG cTGAAAGCTTTTGCCTTGTCTCCCAGTGGAGAGAGACTAGAAAACCCCTCCACCATTGAGATAGTGGTTCTGGATCAGAATGACAACCGGCCAATCTTCACACAGAAAGAGTTTGAGGGGTCTATAGCTGAGTTCTCcataccag GTACGTcagtgatgtctgtgtcagctACCGATGCTGATGACCCAGACACAGACAATGCTGTTCTGAGGTACTCCATCATTGGCCAGGAGAGCATCCCAGCAAATGTCATCACCAAGACCATGTTTGGCATCAACAACGAGACAGGAGCGATCTACACACGGGACGTGGGCCTGGACCGAGTG gTAGTAAAGAGTTTCAGGTTGAAGCTGCAAGTGGCAGACATGTCAGGTATGGGACTGACCAATGAGGGCATTGCCATTATCCACGTGTCTGATATCAACAACCACGGCCCACGCTTTTCCCCCGAtctg TACAACCTGTCAGCCGTGGAGAACAGGATTGACCATGAAATCGGCAGGGTCAACGTTGTTGACAATGACGACCCCGGAACAGGAAACTGGGAAGCTAAGTACACCATCGCAGAAAGTGACCAGTTCAGCAACTTCGCCATTGAGACGGATCCACTGACCAATGAGGGCATTCTGACAGTGGTGAAA CCTCTGGACTTTGAAGGCCGGTCAGAGTACACTCTCATCCTAACTGTGGAGAATGTCAACCCACTGAATATTAAAGCCCCCAACGACCCAATCAGCAGTGCAACAGTACTGGTTACCGTGGTGAATGAGAATGAGGCACCACGATTCGTCAGTGACCCCATGGAGCTGATGGTGCCTGAGTCAGTGCCACCTGGGTCTGTCCTGATCAAGAATATCGCCTATGACCCTGACAATGCCAAACTCAG GTATGAGATCACCAGGGATCCAGAAAGATGGCTATCAATCAACCCAGAGACTGGAGAGATCACATCTAGGAAGAGCTTCAATGTGCGCTCACCACACGTCGAGAACAACATCTACAACGTCATCATCAAGGTCACCGACACAG ACGCTGGAGGAATTTCCACCACAGCCACTCTATCCATCACCCTGAAGGAAACCAATGACTTCCCCCCACAGCTGACCCCTCTCAGTGGGGTGGTTTGTAACAACAGGGACATTTACAGGGCGGGGCTGTTTTTGACTGCTGTGGATGAGGACCTGCCCCCTCATGCAGAACCCTACACCTTTGATTTGCCCTCCGACATGTCAAACAACTGGACCATCGTCAAGTTCAATG ATAGCCATGGATACCTGCAGCCTATGATGGAGAGGCTAGAGAAGGGAGAGTATGCTGTGACAGTGCAGGTCTTTGACTCTGGTAGTCCCAGGCTCAGTTCCTTTGCCCAGGTCAACATCACTGTCTGTCCCTGCGACAACAACCATGACTGCAGGTCCGAGGCAGCCGCCATCTTTGGAACGCGAGTGGGAATAAGCTTCATTGCCCTGGTGGTCATCATGGCTAGCATTGCTCTTTTGCTtt tgcTGCTGCTCCTAGCGGTTGCCGTGGGTAACTGTAGAAGGCACCATCACATGAAGCAAGGTGGGGGTCTGCTGGTGGGGGAGTCAGAAGATGACATACGTGACAACGTCCTGAATTACgatgagcagggaggaggagaggaggacgag AATGCCTTCAACATTGACCTCTTGCGTAACCCGACCGACAAACCCTCAACCCCAGGGTCCTTCTGCCCCCCTGGTCTGCCTCGAGGGAAGCAGCCACTCAGGAAAGACGCCCCCCACTACCTGCCCTCCCCACTGTATCCACGGAAACCCCCTGCAGACCCAGCCGACATCGAGGACTACATCAACGAT GGCCTGGAGGCGGCAGACCAAGACCCCAACGTCCCACCCTACGATACGGCGCTGATCTACGACTACGAAGGTGAGGGCTCTGTGGCGGGCAGTCTCAGCTCCATCGCTTCAGCCAGCTCAGACGGAGACCAGGACTACGACTACCTCAACGACTGGGGCCCGCGCTTCAAGAAGCTGGCCAACATGTACGAGCCACGCTAG